A genomic stretch from Hemibagrus wyckioides isolate EC202008001 linkage group LG02, SWU_Hwy_1.0, whole genome shotgun sequence includes:
- the LOC131369053 gene encoding phosphoribosyl pyrophosphate synthase-associated protein 1 isoform X2, protein MNVPKSGYRVFSANSTAACTELAKKITERLGVELGKSVVYQEANRETRVDVKESVRGQTIFIIQTIPRDVNTAIMELLVMAYALKTSCAKNIIGVIPYFPYSKQCKMRKRGSIVCKLLASMLAKAGLTHIITMDLHQKEIQGFFSFPVDNLRASPFLLQYIQEEVPDYRNAIIVAKSPSAAKRAQSYAERLRLGLAVIHGEAQCSESDMADGRHSPPCVRNTTGHPGLELPLMMAKEKPPITVVGDVGGRIAIIIDDIIDDVEDFVASAEILKERGAYKIYIMATHGLLSADAPRLIEESAIDEVVVTNTVPHEVQKLQCPKIKTVDVSMILAEAIRRIHNGESMAYLFRNITVDD, encoded by the exons ATGAACGTGCCGAAGAGTGGTTATCGAGTCTTCTCCGCCAACTCCACTGCGGCATGCACCGAGCTGGCTAAGAAGATTACGGA GCGTCTTGGCGTGGAGTTGGGCAAGTCTGTTGTTTACCAGGAGGCAAACAGAG aGACTAGAGTTGATGTGAAAGAGTCTGTTCGAGGCCAAACCATCTTTATCATCCAGACCATTCCCAG AGATGTTAACACGGCCATCATGGAGCTGCTGGTCATGGCATATGCACTCAAGACCTCCTGCGCCAAAAACATTATCGGAGTTATCCCTTATTTTCCGTATAGCAAACAGTGCAAGATGAGGAAGAGGGGATCCATAGTGTGTAAACTGTTGGCATCCATGCTCGCCAAAGCAG GtttaacacacatcatcactaTGGACCTACATCAGAAGGAGATCCAGGGTTTCTTCAGTTTCCCGGTTGATAACCTGCGTGCTTCTCCATTCCTTCTACAGTACATTCAAGAAGAG GTCCCTGATTACAGAAATGCCATCATTGTTGCAAAGTCTCCCTCTGCTGCAAAAAG GGCTCAGTCGTATGCGGAGCGTCTGCGTCTGGGCCTGGCTGTAATTCACGGGGAGGCTCAATGTTCTGAATCAGACATGGCAGACGGACGACACTCTCCCCCTTGTGTGCGCAACACTACAGGCCACCCAGGCCTTGAGCTGCCAT TAATGATGGCCAAGGAGAAACCACCCATCACAGTGGTGGGAGATGTTGGAGGACGCATCGCCATCATTATC GATGACATCATTGATGACGTGGAAGACTTTGTGGCATCAGCCGAGATCCTGAAGGAGAGAGGAGCCTATAAGATCTACATCATGGCTACCCATGGCCTGCTGTCAGCCGATGCGCCACGCCTCATCGAGGAGTCTGCCATAGACGAG GTGGTGGTGACGAATACCGTCCCACATGAGGTGCAGAAGCTGCAGTGCCCGAAGATCAAGACAGTGGACGTGAGCATGATCCTGGCCGAAGCCATCCGCCGCATCCACAACGGCGAGTCCATGGCCTACCTGTTTCGCAACATCACTGTAGATGATTAG
- the LOC131369053 gene encoding phosphoribosyl pyrophosphate synthase-associated protein 1 isoform X1 produces the protein MNVPKSGYRVFSANSTAACTELAKKITERLGVELGKSVVYQEANRETRVDVKESVRGQTIFIIQTIPRDVNTAIMELLVMAYALKTSCAKNIIGVIPYFPYSKQCKMRKRGSIVCKLLASMLAKAGLTHIITMDLHQKEIQGFFSFPVDNLRASPFLLQYIQEEVPDYRNAIIVAKSPSAAKRAQSYAERLRLGLAVIHGEAQCSESDMADGRHSPPCVRNTTGHPGLELPCKQQAPFPGIELPIMMAKEKPPITVVGDVGGRIAIIIDDIIDDVEDFVASAEILKERGAYKIYIMATHGLLSADAPRLIEESAIDEVVVTNTVPHEVQKLQCPKIKTVDVSMILAEAIRRIHNGESMAYLFRNITVDD, from the exons ATGAACGTGCCGAAGAGTGGTTATCGAGTCTTCTCCGCCAACTCCACTGCGGCATGCACCGAGCTGGCTAAGAAGATTACGGA GCGTCTTGGCGTGGAGTTGGGCAAGTCTGTTGTTTACCAGGAGGCAAACAGAG aGACTAGAGTTGATGTGAAAGAGTCTGTTCGAGGCCAAACCATCTTTATCATCCAGACCATTCCCAG AGATGTTAACACGGCCATCATGGAGCTGCTGGTCATGGCATATGCACTCAAGACCTCCTGCGCCAAAAACATTATCGGAGTTATCCCTTATTTTCCGTATAGCAAACAGTGCAAGATGAGGAAGAGGGGATCCATAGTGTGTAAACTGTTGGCATCCATGCTCGCCAAAGCAG GtttaacacacatcatcactaTGGACCTACATCAGAAGGAGATCCAGGGTTTCTTCAGTTTCCCGGTTGATAACCTGCGTGCTTCTCCATTCCTTCTACAGTACATTCAAGAAGAG GTCCCTGATTACAGAAATGCCATCATTGTTGCAAAGTCTCCCTCTGCTGCAAAAAG GGCTCAGTCGTATGCGGAGCGTCTGCGTCTGGGCCTGGCTGTAATTCACGGGGAGGCTCAATGTTCTGAATCAGACATGGCAGACGGACGACACTCTCCCCCTTGTGTGCGCAACACTACAGGCCACCCAGGCCTTGAGCTGCCAT GCAAGCAACAAGCTCCGTTCCCTGGCATAGAGCTTCCAA TAATGATGGCCAAGGAGAAACCACCCATCACAGTGGTGGGAGATGTTGGAGGACGCATCGCCATCATTATC GATGACATCATTGATGACGTGGAAGACTTTGTGGCATCAGCCGAGATCCTGAAGGAGAGAGGAGCCTATAAGATCTACATCATGGCTACCCATGGCCTGCTGTCAGCCGATGCGCCACGCCTCATCGAGGAGTCTGCCATAGACGAG GTGGTGGTGACGAATACCGTCCCACATGAGGTGCAGAAGCTGCAGTGCCCGAAGATCAAGACAGTGGACGTGAGCATGATCCTGGCCGAAGCCATCCGCCGCATCCACAACGGCGAGTCCATGGCCTACCTGTTTCGCAACATCACTGTAGATGATTAG